In a single window of the Carnobacterium gallinarum DSM 4847 genome:
- the addB gene encoding helicase-exonuclease AddAB subunit AddB gives MALQFVLGRGNTDKQGQMVEEIATTLQENKQAKVFYLVPDHIQFEMEMLILKKLSKFPGFNEQKLIGAIRLQIFSFSRLAWFFLQDTDVFIRPQLTNAGLSMLVRKLLLEHEEELSIYRGEVRKSGFVQQLTDLFLELRSGRINEIDLIDILEKQGNSLKEADFKLKLKDILILYRAFEENLLGKYIEQEDILTALTKKIEEATGLENTTIYIDGYSQFNAQEQALVRVLMEKCKDVTISLVLDKGYPQEKPALHELFHVTGETYFSLYQLARNNHIPIRYDIILQELDANYSEELNQLEEFWLTSTQLLPNDYGEQKQLISVDDSIEIWAASNKQAEVTHVAKEIRRLVKSGAYRFQDIIVMTRNITDYQTIINPIFKENEIELFNDGAETMNHHPLVEFLLALLAIKKYNWRYQDVMRLLRTELLIPDVLKGELSSDRESRVRVIQQKVNRFRSNVDITENVILAYGYEGHYWTMKKPWHYTKFVHEDIAGQTNEDQRIEGIANQVRDFLTRELIPLFNKLEKVKNGETAAKILYTFLESSGVSTQLAFWRDQAIEENHLETSKEHEQVWNTFLQLLDEYVEVLGKEAFQLESFYDILATGFENAKYSMIPPSMDQVIFSGLTGIRAGTAKVAFLLGSTEGNLPGKTENKSVLNEEDRQKLMEFLGEGKYLKSSLEATMAAEPYLAYLAFTTAAEKLIFTYPTNDDSKEGPKISPYVKRIAEGLKITIQEKVANVVDLARNATLSEQMTFVGTQRSTLTQLLLVLRHQQEINGELPPLWSNLYRQMKQSAKTEGLFQRLLASLTHKNEPVQLKSELVKELYGTDLYTSVSRMENFYSCHFKHYATYGLGLKERDVFELSAAGTGEFFHDALDQLFKSLNVRNLNLNQLDEGTLKSVTNDVLEALYGKPKYTILSASNRMNYIRYQLGSTIKRIAWTLANQSRRSGMSTVQTEVLFGQIASQKGINGLVIPLETQGNLFVRGKIDRVDTMEVNGDHYLSVVDYKSSAHVFDYRDAYYGLAMQMITYLDTALINADALIGETAKPAGAFYLHVKNPFISTEKVADETSYQEEMLKPFKLDGILLEDEAMLQKLDLSLEPTQSSLVYPYRQLKNETLKSAKFVNPDEMNALRKHNQQLFEKAGNKIMSGATNLNPYYKDKQRIACGMCPFRSVCEFDVMLPENNYHRVEPMDAKEVLRKMENQEGETD, from the coding sequence ATGGCTTTACAATTTGTCTTAGGCCGTGGGAATACGGATAAACAAGGTCAAATGGTTGAAGAGATTGCAACTACTTTACAAGAGAATAAACAGGCGAAAGTTTTTTACTTAGTTCCTGATCATATACAGTTTGAAATGGAAATGCTCATTTTAAAAAAGTTAAGTAAATTTCCAGGATTTAACGAACAAAAATTAATTGGAGCAATTCGATTACAAATTTTTAGCTTTAGTCGTTTAGCTTGGTTTTTCTTGCAAGATACAGATGTTTTCATTCGACCCCAATTAACAAATGCGGGACTGTCAATGTTAGTTCGTAAGCTTTTATTGGAGCATGAGGAAGAACTTTCGATTTATCGTGGTGAGGTACGAAAAAGCGGTTTTGTTCAGCAGTTAACAGACTTATTTTTGGAATTGCGTAGTGGTCGAATTAATGAGATTGATTTAATTGACATTTTAGAAAAACAAGGAAACTCACTAAAAGAAGCAGATTTTAAATTAAAGTTAAAGGACATCCTTATTTTGTATCGTGCTTTTGAAGAAAACCTACTTGGAAAATACATTGAGCAAGAAGATATTTTAACAGCCTTAACTAAAAAAATTGAAGAGGCGACTGGACTTGAGAATACGACTATTTATATTGATGGTTACAGTCAATTTAATGCACAAGAACAAGCGTTAGTAAGAGTCTTAATGGAGAAATGTAAAGATGTAACAATCTCTTTAGTTCTAGATAAAGGGTATCCACAAGAAAAGCCTGCTTTACATGAGCTATTCCATGTTACAGGTGAAACCTACTTTTCTCTTTATCAATTAGCTAGAAATAATCATATTCCGATAAGATATGATATAATTTTGCAAGAATTAGACGCAAATTATAGTGAGGAATTGAACCAATTAGAAGAGTTTTGGCTGACTAGTACACAGCTATTACCCAATGATTACGGAGAACAAAAGCAGTTAATTTCAGTTGATGATTCGATTGAGATTTGGGCGGCTAGTAATAAGCAAGCAGAGGTAACCCATGTCGCCAAAGAAATTCGTCGATTAGTCAAAAGTGGGGCTTATCGATTTCAAGACATAATAGTCATGACGCGTAATATCACAGATTATCAAACCATTATAAATCCGATTTTTAAAGAGAATGAGATTGAGTTGTTTAATGATGGTGCTGAAACGATGAATCATCATCCTTTAGTTGAGTTTTTGCTAGCGTTATTGGCAATCAAAAAATATAATTGGCGTTATCAAGATGTTATGCGTTTATTACGAACGGAGTTGCTTATTCCCGATGTGTTAAAAGGGGAGTTATCATCAGATCGTGAAAGTCGAGTTAGAGTCATTCAGCAAAAGGTCAATCGTTTTAGAAGCAATGTAGATATTACTGAAAATGTCATTTTAGCCTATGGTTATGAAGGGCATTATTGGACGATGAAAAAGCCGTGGCACTACACGAAGTTTGTCCATGAAGATATTGCTGGTCAAACTAATGAAGATCAACGAATAGAGGGAATTGCGAACCAAGTTCGTGACTTCTTGACTAGGGAACTTATTCCACTGTTTAATAAGCTTGAGAAAGTCAAAAACGGAGAAACAGCAGCCAAAATTCTCTATACTTTTTTAGAATCTAGTGGTGTTTCCACTCAGCTAGCTTTTTGGCGTGATCAAGCAATTGAAGAAAATCATCTAGAAACATCTAAAGAGCATGAACAGGTTTGGAATACATTCTTACAATTATTAGATGAGTATGTTGAAGTTTTAGGAAAAGAAGCATTTCAACTGGAATCTTTTTATGATATTTTAGCGACAGGTTTTGAGAATGCTAAATATAGTATGATTCCACCTAGTATGGATCAAGTCATTTTTTCAGGCTTAACAGGGATTAGAGCTGGGACAGCTAAAGTGGCTTTTTTATTAGGCTCAACAGAAGGAAATCTACCTGGCAAGACGGAAAATAAAAGTGTCTTAAATGAAGAAGATCGTCAAAAATTAATGGAATTTTTAGGAGAAGGAAAATACTTAAAATCTTCCTTAGAGGCTACAATGGCAGCTGAACCTTATTTGGCTTATTTAGCCTTTACAACGGCAGCTGAAAAGTTGATTTTTACCTATCCAACAAATGATGATTCTAAAGAGGGGCCTAAAATTTCTCCTTATGTGAAAAGAATCGCTGAAGGATTGAAGATAACTATTCAAGAAAAAGTTGCGAATGTCGTTGATTTAGCTAGAAATGCAACATTATCGGAGCAAATGACATTTGTCGGAACTCAGCGTAGTACTCTTACTCAATTACTATTAGTTTTACGACATCAGCAAGAAATAAATGGAGAACTTCCTCCATTGTGGAGTAATCTTTATCGTCAAATGAAGCAAAGCGCTAAAACGGAAGGGTTATTTCAACGTTTATTAGCTAGCTTAACCCATAAAAATGAACCAGTACAATTAAAGAGTGAACTTGTTAAAGAACTTTATGGTACGGATTTATATACGTCCGTTTCACGAATGGAGAACTTTTATTCTTGTCATTTTAAACATTATGCTACCTATGGATTAGGATTAAAGGAGCGGGATGTGTTTGAATTGTCAGCGGCAGGGACAGGTGAATTTTTCCATGATGCCTTAGATCAACTGTTTAAATCATTAAATGTACGTAATTTGAATTTAAATCAATTGGATGAAGGAACCTTAAAATCCGTTACTAACGATGTTCTTGAAGCTCTATATGGAAAACCAAAATATACGATTTTATCAGCATCTAATCGGATGAATTATATTCGTTATCAGTTAGGCTCAACAATTAAACGAATTGCTTGGACTTTAGCAAATCAAAGTCGACGTAGTGGTATGTCAACAGTTCAGACAGAAGTTTTATTTGGACAGATTGCTAGTCAAAAAGGCATTAATGGTTTGGTGATTCCATTAGAAACACAAGGGAATTTATTTGTTCGTGGGAAGATTGACAGAGTGGATACAATGGAAGTCAATGGAGATCATTATCTAAGCGTTGTCGACTATAAATCAAGTGCCCATGTTTTTGATTATCGTGATGCATACTATGGTTTAGCGATGCAAATGATTACGTATTTGGATACAGCTTTAATCAATGCGGATGCCTTAATTGGTGAAACAGCGAAACCAGCGGGAGCATTTTATTTACATGTGAAAAATCCATTTATTTCAACAGAAAAAGTGGCTGATGAAACAAGTTACCAAGAAGAAATGCTAAAGCCTTTTAAGTTAGATGGTATTCTATTGGAAGATGAAGCGATGTTGCAAAAATTAGACCTTAGTTTAGAACCAACGCAAAGTTCTTTGGTTTATCCATATCGCCAATTGAAAAATGAAACCTTAAAATCAGCTAAATTTGTCAATCCAGATGAAATGAATGCCTTACGAAAACACAATCAACAGTTGTTTGAAAAAGCTGGAAATAAAATTATGTCAGGAGCAACAAACTTAAATCCTTATTATAAGGATAAACAACGCATTGCTTGTGGGATGTGTCCTTTCCGTTCAGTTTGTGAGTTTGATGTAATGTTACCTGAAAATAATTACCATCGAGTTGAACCAATGGATGCTAAAGAAGTTTTACGAAAAATGGAAAATCAGGAAGGAGAAACAGATTAA